AAGGTGGCGTCGTCGCAGGCGGGGGCGAGTTCGGTTTGCGATTTGAAGAGCTCCGCGGCGAGCAAGGCGTCGACTTGCTTGGCAACGGCTTTGGGCTCTTGCCGCGGGCCAGCGTGGGTCGAGGGGGCGAGGGACGCCAAGAGGGCGAAGCCGATGGCGAGTTGCGTCGCGAATGTCGTGAAGGGTCGTGGCATGGCGAGCCGTCTCGTTTTGAACGCCGTGGTTGAACGCCGTAGCGGAGCCTGGGGAGCAGATTTGCTCGCCCGGCGTCTCTATTTCCAGCATATCCGCTGGCGAAAGTTTTCAGCGCTGCGAGTTCCGGGAATTGAACCCCGGCGTTTTGGCGGGAGTTTCGTTGTTGGTTGGGCTTTCGTTGTGGTCGCCCGTCGAGGCCGGATTGCAGTGCATTCCTTGTACCGGGGGCTTTGTTTGCGGGGACCGCGACCGGCGGTCGCGGCTTTATGGCGGGATTTGATTTTTGTCGCGGGATCGCGCTTTTGACGACATAAATCTTAAGTTGTTGTTGGGATTGCGGTTGTGGGTGTCGCGGCGGCGACAGATTTGGTTGTTGGAATCAGGCCTCATGAACGCCGCATGCTAGCCGGACCGCCACGCGGTCCGGGGGCGGTTCGTTGGTGATGGTGCATCGATCGCGCTGCGGCCCGGAGGGCGTGGCCCTCCGGCTAGTTGGTTGCCGAGGGTGCGTCGCGTTGATTTGAGCCTAGCAGAGTGGGTGGCCCAGTTTCGACACAAAAGTTCGGAGATTGTCGGTGGCCGGAAAGAGGGGCTGGCGGTTGATTTTAGTGTGTAGCCCCGGTTGTCGTCTCAAGCGGCTGCGCCGCCCTGGTGGGCGAGTACGCCAACCAGGGCTACCCGCTTTCGAGTGACCTCCAGTAACTTGCCTCAAGCGGTGCTGAGCCGAGCTCGAGCACCTCTCCTTCCCAGACGGGCTCCCAAGTTTGGTATATCCCAAATCTTAGGCCGACGTGCAGTCTGGTGTGTGGGGCGCGCCGTGAAGCCAGTTGGAAGACGATCAGCACTGATCGTTGCGCTTCGTCGGCCGATTTCACTTGGCGAACAACAATGTCCCATTGATTCGCTGCTTCGTCGTGAAGCACGTTGTGAGGGGTCGTTTTAATGTGGCCGGCGTAACCAACCCATGGTGGCGCGAACGGCCGGGTTGTCCCTCGGCCTGTCCATGTAACTTTCGCATGAACGACAGGGTAATGTTCGCCAGGCATAGTGAAATCACGAGAGCAGAATACGCGACAGAAACCGTTTCAATATCAGGTACGGAATTAATGGCGGGCCTCGGCTGCCGCCTCGCGCGGCTACCGTGGCGGGGCTGGTCTGGCGATTGTATGGCCTCTTGTGGCTGCGCCGCCCTGGTAGGCGAGTACGCCAACCGGGGCTACCCGCTGCGGCGGATGAATTAGGCGGGCGTGTCCTTAATGTACCGCGCTAGTGTGAAGCGTGTGCGATGATGAGGGGCCGCGACCGGCGGTCGCGGCTTTGTAGGGAAGTAAGGAGTGAGCGCGCAACAAAAAAGCCGCCTTCGGTTGAAGGCGGCTTTTTTCGTTTTGGGTTGTCGCGAAGGCGATTAACGCTTCGAGAACTGCGTTCCGCGGCGGGCGCCGTGGAGGCCGTACTTCTTGCGTTCCTTCATGCGGGAATCGCGCGACATGTAGTTCTTCTCGCGAAGCTTTTCGATCAGCTCGCTGTCGTGCTTCAGCAAGGCGCGGGCGATGCCCTGGGTGCAGGCGCCGGCTTGGCCGGTGGTGCCGCCGCCGTCGACGAGGATCTTCACGTCGACCTTGTCGCGGAGTTCGCAGTGGTCCAGCGGGCCGGTGACGGCGTTCTGGTCCTGTACAATGCGGAAGAACTCGGTGAGTTCGCGGCCATTGACGGTGATCTTGCCGCTGCCCGGCTTAATGCGGACGCGGGCGACGGAGGTCTTGCGACGGCCAGTGCCGAGGGCTTCTTCCGAGGCGACTGCTGACATGGAGGAGGTTCCTCTGTTAAATCATCGCGGGATGACCCGCGGCTAAGTATTTGAAATGTATGGGGTTAGGCGATCGAGGCGAGCTCGGTCGGCTCAGGCTGTTGGGCCTGGTGCGGGTGATCGGCGCCCTTGTAGATCTTGAGCTTCGACAGCATCGCGGCGCCGAGCTTGTTCTTCGGCAGCATGCGGCGGACGGCTTCCTGAAGGATCAGCTCAGGCGACTTTTCCAAGCGGTCGGCGGCGCCGATCGTGCGTTGGCGGGTGTAGCCGGTGTACCAGGCGTACTTCTTCTGGTCCCACTTCTTGCCCGTGAAGTGCACCTTCTCGCAGTTGACGACAACGATGAAATCGCCGGTGTCGACGTGCGGGGTATAGGTCGGGCGGTGCTTGCCCATCAGGATGACGGCAATTTCGCTGGCCAGGCGGCCCACGATCTTATCGGTGGCGTCGACTAGCAGCCACTTCTGCTCGAACGTGCCAGCTTTGGCCATGTAGGTGGTCATGGGACGAATACTTTCCGCAAATACGTGTCGAAAACTGTCGTTCGAGCCGCTTAGCCGAGGCGCAGCGACTTTGGAGAATCGCTCAATTTACCAGCGTCCCCCCAAGGGGGCAAGTGGACCATTTTTAAGGGTTCAGGTGGCTGGGTTCGGGGTTCAGGAAGAACGCGGTGGGCCTCGCTACTCCCGGAGCGTACGTGCTATTTTCGGCCGCGCAGGGCGAGCGCCCCGAGCCAAAGGGTGAGAAATCCCCCGGTCATCGCCACGACGACCCACAAACGGCGGTAGTCGCGGTCGGGAGTTTGCGGGTCGAGGCCGAGATAGGCCCCGAGGGCGAGCAGGCCTCCCCAGGCGACCAGGCTGGCCACGATGTACCACAGGAGCCGGCGGTTGGTGGGTTCGTGCTGCATGGGGCGGTCTGGCCGGAGGGTTTGTGGGAGGGGTCTCCGACCCCGATGCGGCTTTGGCGGTACTGAACGGCACGAATTGGTGAGCGGTTTCGGCGTCGGAGACGCCTCCCACAGGCGGGGCTTGCCTTTCGCCATCGTTGCAGCGGTCTTCGGATTAGCGCAAAAGCGCTATTACGTTAAAGGCCTGCGCAATTCGAGATTTAAGCAGTCACGACCTCCGAGTACACTCGGCTAAAGATGAGCGAGCCGCGGGCATCCCCCGCTTTCTCGGCGGACGCGCGGGGCGAGTCCCTGCGGCGTGATTCTACCCCACCCCCGCCCTTCCCTGAATCGTTATTTGCCAAGGCTGAGTTGAGATGATTATCGGCGTCCCCAAAGAAGTGAAGTTGGATGAGTACCGCGTCGCCATGCTGCCGGTTGGCGTCGAAGAGCTAACCCGCCGCGGGCATAAGGTGCTCATCGAAGTTGGCGCGGGAATTGGTTCGGGCTTGCCCGACACCGAATACGCCGCCGCCGGGGCTGAGTTGGTGCTCGAAGCGACTGAGATCTTCGCTCGCGCCGACATGAT
This sequence is a window from Lacipirellula parvula. Protein-coding genes within it:
- the rplM gene encoding 50S ribosomal protein L13, encoding MTTYMAKAGTFEQKWLLVDATDKIVGRLASEIAVILMGKHRPTYTPHVDTGDFIVVVNCEKVHFTGKKWDQKKYAWYTGYTRQRTIGAADRLEKSPELILQEAVRRMLPKNKLGAAMLSKLKIYKGADHPHQAQQPEPTELASIA
- the rpsI gene encoding 30S ribosomal protein S9 gives rise to the protein MSAVASEEALGTGRRKTSVARVRIKPGSGKITVNGRELTEFFRIVQDQNAVTGPLDHCELRDKVDVKILVDGGGTTGQAGACTQGIARALLKHDSELIEKLREKNYMSRDSRMKERKKYGLHGARRGTQFSKR